Genomic window (Salvelinus namaycush isolate Seneca chromosome 10, SaNama_1.0, whole genome shotgun sequence):
taggcctacatacatGATTCATGTTACTTAGACCTAGCAGATAAATATGCATTCAGTTCAAATTGAATTAAAATTATTCTCCTCTCCGTTGATAAGGCCTAGTCGATATATTTTCTTTCTGAATTCAGACATTTTAAGCTATGTTTTGTATTAGCCTACCTGTTATCAACTTCTACAAATACATGCCATCAATCTTACATTCTTCATAGAGACTGTCTATATCTAAGTTTCCAAATGTGCACGTTTGAACTACTGTTCTAAACAGTATAGGATATATGATTTTACTTGCCCAATATAATGAGATGGGATAGGCTATTGATGTTTATTTGGGACAAAGTAAAACTAATCACAGAGATCTTATGTCCAATTACTTATAACTGATGATGATTAGCCTCGAAGAAAAACAATCTCCCAGGGATAGGCTGAATAGTATTGTTGTAATATCACTTTAGAACCAAGAGTACATTATCAAAACACATGCCAAAATGAGAGCAGAAATATGAACCAATCTGATACACTTTACTGAAGTGTAAAAAATAATGTTACAGTTACAATCTAAAACCTCATTACAAAGTTAGAATTAACTAGTTATtgtgtcagccaatcagctaTGAGAAGGCGCTCTTCCTGACCTTAGATTGAGAGGCCCAATACAGTCATTGGCCCAAAGTACGGGgtaagcagagaggaagaggcgaagcaagacagtttactccgcccaaaatctgtccacgaaAATAAGCCAACGAAgtgaggagtttttgtatggaggtcaatgagagtgtcgaatttggtcaacaaaaaatgtaattgctattTTGCgacgtgaggcttatttgatcgaatttAAGTTTAGCAATGGTTAGTTTGTTACGAATGCACAGATATAAGTGAACGAACGTGGCATACCGGCAACTTTTTGAGAAAAAACTACTTTTATCGGAGTTGCGCCGACTGAGGGGGTTGTGCCTGTTGATCACACGCGTATCTGCCCTCTTATTGGCTAGAATGTTCCAACTGATTTCGCCTCCTCCCGCCtaccttccatctttgaggacatgtatttccattgttagagcggtcactcgaCTGTCTTGTCAATATCATAGAACACCTTTGGGGTAAGTAATACAATATTAGCTAGGCTAGTTAGAGAATGACATTAAAATGTAGCTATATTACAATTAGTATTATTGTCAGATAAATGTTCCTTTTGGCATATTTAATCACATCTCTGACGCATTTTACGTCATGTTCAGTAAGTGTATTACTAGCCCCTACTGTACTGACCGTTTTCCCGTTGTCCCGTCCCATCGATGTTTGCTAGCCAACtatttatttagctagctagttaaccttACATTAGCTCGCGTTATCAGAGCGAACACTAACGTTAGTTTATCAGAAACGTGTCATGATCATGCCCGAACAGCTGGAAAGAGGATTGCAGATGACAGTTTTCGCTTTTACATGTTTTTTGTCCGTCAGGAGTACATGCTATTCTCTGtcctgtaacgttagctaactagctagcaaataTTTATAATGACAAACATATGTGATAGTCCCTGTCTCTCATAACCATTTTCATCTGACAAGCTCAATGAGTGAGTATAAAGTACTAACTAGTGTCTTTCTAATCCTATGTATCCTACTTGCATATAATTCACTGGGATAAGGATATCATGGGAGGTGTGAAACAGGAGCAGAATGATGGACCACCACCAAGAGGCATGCCGTCCTCTGATGCAGCACACGAAGAGGCAAGAGAAGGGGAAAGGACCCCGTACATACTGACATGAATAGCAGTAAATTCTGTACAATTACTGGCTGTGTATACACAGACTACCCACTGTTTGGTTATCCAATCCTTTCCAACATGTTGCTACCATTCTATAAACTGATCTAGCTTAAATGGGACACGAGCATTGTTTTGATGATGTTATGCTATGTTTCCTGACTCCTGATGCACACTTTGACATGGTTATCGTTTTATCTTTTCATCCTGGATAGCATATCCGTTCTCTTTCTGTACAGCCTGTGAAGAAGAGGGGTTGGCCAAAGGGTAAGAAGAGAAAGAAGGTTTTGCCCAACGGTCCCAAGGCACCAGTGACTGGATATGTGCGCTTTCTGAATGAACGACGAGAGCAGATCCGTGCTAAGTACCCTGACCTGCCCTTTCCAGAAATTACCAAGAGGTTGGGCGCAGAGTGGAGCTGCTTAGCACCTCATGACAAACAGGTACCTGCAGGCTTGGCTAGGGAAATGTAGTTGTAGAATGTATGAACAATTACCAATTATTTTGCCCCAGGTTTGTATTTAGTGGCAGTGCATTCAGTAGATGTATGCGTAGTTGTAGTTATATGAATAGGTATAGGCTTGCCAGGATATGGTCTGTTTGATAATTCCAGGTAGGCCTCATTTAAAAACTACAGGCTATCATGTTTCTTGAGGAGAAGCCTGGGATTGGAAGCTACCATCGCAGTGTGTTGAGATCTCTTCTGTGTGTTTCTAATGGAGTTAAGAATGTACTGTAAGCTCACTCCACATCTAGTTTAAAATGTTGCCAATGGAGCTATCCAATTGGTACCTTTTGTATAGCTCAAACTGTTGTCAAGGAGGGCAGTCACGTGTGTCTGTAAGCCGAGCATAACTGTTTCGAGCCTGTTATGTGGAGGAAGATATACTGTGAGTAGTGCACATGACGTcggttacattgatgctgttgatcCGGGTCACTCAGTTGTGCTCTGTCCAGCTGCTGGGTTTGCTGCGGTGGAGGGAGGTCAAAGGGGGCAAGTTAGCGGTGCACGCTAGTTCAATCAATGACGTCGCTCACTCTGAGACTTAGAAGTAGTTGTTCCTCTTGTAATGATTCttcatgggtgactgttgtcgatgtgtgcagaggatgcctggttcaagtccaggttggggcaaggagagggacagaagtcATACTGTTACATCTGGAGTGGACTGAAGTTTTTTTGTGTGCTGAACTGACAGCGCTTCCTAGATGAGGCGGAGCGAGAAAAGCTGCAGTATGCCCGGGAGCTGAGAGAATACCAACAGAGTGAGGCCTATCAGATCACCAGTGCCAAAATCCAGGACAAGAAGGTCAAGAGAGGTGAGAGTTGAGACACATCTACCTTATTAACTGAGGGTTGTTACACACACAGCTCCTATTTCATCCATTTGACAGGTTGGTAAAAACTGTTGCTTTTTTTATCTGTCTTTCATCCATTTGTTTTCTTTGAGCATTGTATATAAAGTTctcttgttttttttttcttcagaggAGTCTCCATCTGTCATTATCAATGCCAACAGTTCTGGATCAGCTGCTCTGAAGGTATGCTCTTTGCCTTACATTATTTGCTTATGTTGTGTTTCTGAATGTGTTATGTCAAATGAACACAAGGTTTTAAGAAGGCTTCCTGCTTTTGTTCCATGTGTTAAAGGGTTGATTTGTTTTGAACTATGTCCTCTAGGGTTCAGACTACCTGTCCAACAGATTTGATGTTCCAATATTCACAGAGGAGTTCCTGGACCAGAACAAGGGTAAGAGACGGGCAGAGGAGGGTCTCTGGGTCAAACACTGTTTCAGTGAAGAAAGTACTAACTGTTTCCTTACTAATGGTTGTTTCTCTGCTCCCAGCCCGGGAAGCAGAGCTTCGGCGTCTTCGCAAAGCCAACGTTGAGTTTGAGGAGCAGAACGCCGTGCTGCAGAAGCACATAGCAGACATGTACAGCGCCAAAGAGAGGCTGGAAGCTGAACTGGGGCAGGATGAGCTCCGGACGCAGGCCTTACACAGGCACCTGCTGGCCATCAAACACACCCTCGTCAGCAGTCTGTCCACCGTGGCCCTGCCAGGTCAGCACCTTGTCACTGGGGCCCTTCCATCCATCTCTGACCCTGATACTCAGCCTAATCTCTTTGTACGACTTGGCTGCAATTACTtctagtgcattcagaaagtattcagatcccttcccttttccacatttttgttacgttacaaccttattctaaaatggattaaataaacaattgtccttatcaatctacacaatataccccataatgacaaagtgaaaaaagtttttttagaaatgttagcaaatttattacaaataaaaacacatctttatttacataagtattcagaccttttgctatgagacttgaaattgagctccggtgcatcctgtttccattgatcatccttgagatgtttctacaacttgattggagtccaccctagttgactgtgttttCTTTGCAGGCACAGGTGAGACCCCCTCTCTTGGTACCCTGGACTCTTACCTGAGTCGCCTGAGTGGTACTCTGGAGAGCAACCCTCATGAGCACCGTGCCTTGCTGACTCAGCTTCGCGATgtcctttctcacctggacaggTAACACACCTGTGAATTTATCTAACACCTTGATGTAGAGGTATTGAGTTATGTCAGGGAACATACACTCTCCTATGTATTTATTTGGCCAGTGAAGCTGAAATGTTTCATTTGTCTCTATACTCCAGTATTTTGGATTTAAGGTTAAATGTTTCATATCAGGCGACTGTATAAaacgtcaccttttatttgagggtattttcatacatatctgttttaccgtttagaaatgaaagcacttgaTGTACTTAGTCCCCTGATTTTGAAGGTATCCCTATTTTGAAGTATTTAGACAAATTCACTTTTatatgtattaaagtagtcaaacgtgtagtatttggtaccatattcctagcactcaatgattacatcaagctcaTGACTCCAGTGTTTACTCTAGGATTTTTGTTCGGCAACGGTGGCAAAATTTTAGAGGCCCTCTTGGCTGTAGACAAAATgttgttttaaagctaatttcctgcacttctacacattttgccatgagatTGAGAGAATATTTTACTTTTAAAGCTAGTTTCTTACAATTGTATACATTTTGTCATGATGTTGAAAAAAGAAATTgcatttttaaagctaatttcctgcaattatacacattttgccatggcttagcTGTGTTCTTATGTTATCTGAGTGAcacaaacattataacaaaatcaatgaggGCGCCATGACATTTTTGGAATATTAGATTATCCCCGACTGTCTAGTTTTTTATTCTTGTCGTTGTTAGTTCTCAACGATGATTTTATTTCAATTTTGTTTAATTTTACACTGAACATGTTTTACCATCCTGAAAATTAGGCCCACCACTGCTAAATGGGGAAACACTaaactctacaaacttgttggatgcatatTTGCAGTTtgctttggttgtgtttcagattatgttgtgcccaatagaaataaatggtaaataatgtatggtccttttggagtcacttttattgtaattaagaatagAACATGTTTcaaaacacttctacattaatgtggatgctaccatgattacagataatcatgaatgaattgtgaataatggttagttagaggcacaaagatcatacccccaagacatgctaatctCACCATTACAAATAATGGGAGgttaacattttttggggggtgtgaTATTTATGCGTCTTAGTGTACAGTACCTACAGTCGGGTGCATTACCATTCATATAACGTTGTCAAATTCAAACACTCGCTAGATCTGCATGCGTACAGTACAACTTAACCTTGTTGTTTATGAATGATCACACTGTTCTAACAGTCTTCTCCCTTATTTTCAGTGAGAAGCTATGATGGGACCTCCACACCCATTCTGACTTGATGTGGATCCCGGGTGGTATAACAACAGGTCAAATCGGTGCCCTTCAGTATAGTCATGGGATAGATGGGATGTCTTTCTGATGTAACAGACAAATTACAAACCGATAAAACACAAGGCTCAGTCTATATAGCATTACTCTGTGGTATACAGTGTAATAtataaattgattaaataaagaaAATTCATCAGCAATCCCTACACAATACCCCCTAATTGCAAGGTGagtttctagaaatgtttgcaaatgtattagaaataaaaaaaagataccttatttacataagtattcagaccctttgctatgagacttgaaattgagctctggtttctcctgtttccattgatcatccttttaaatgtttctaaaacttgattggagtcctgtggtaaattcaattgattggacatgattttggaaaggcacacacctgtctatataaggtcccacagttgacagtgcatgtcagagccatgagatcgaaggaattgtagagctccgtgacaggattgtgtagaggcacagatctggggaagggtaccaaaacgtttctgcagcattgaaggtccccaagaagactgtggcttccatcattcttaaatggaagaagtttggaaccaccaagactcttcctagagctgtccgcccggccaaactgagcaatcgggagagaagggccttggtcagggagttgaccaagaacccaatgatcacTATGACAGAGCTCTAGTTCCtcggtggagatgggagaagcttccagaaggacaaccatctctgcagcactccaccaatcaggcctttatggtggagtggccagacggaagccactcctcagtaaaaggcacatgacagcctgcttggagtttgccaaaagccacctaaagacaagattgaactctttggcctgaatgccaagtgtcacatctggaggaaacctggcaccatccctatggtgaagcatggtggtggcagcatcatgctgtggggatgtttttcagcggcagggactgggagactagtcaggatcgagggaaagatgatctgagcaaggtacagagagatccttgatgaaaacctgctccagagcactcaggacctcagtctggggcgaaggttcaccttccaacaggacaacggccctaagcacacagacaagacaatgcaagagtggcttcaggacaagtctctgagtgtccttgagtggcccagccagagctcggacttgaacccgatccaacatctctggagagacttgaaaatatctgtgcagcaatgctccccaaaggtgcttcaacaaagtactgagtaaagggtctgaatacctatgtaaatgtgatgtttattTTTAAATGAGCTAAAATGTCTGAAAGCCtatttttgcattgtcattatggggtattttgtgtagattgaaggGGGGAAACAA
Coding sequences:
- the LOC120054459 gene encoding SWI/SNF-related matrix-associated actin-dependent regulator of chromatin subfamily E member 1-related-like isoform X1, which gives rise to MFLLAYLITSLTHFTSCSDIMGGVKQEQNDGPPPRGMPSSDAAHEEHIRSLSVQPVKKRGWPKGKKRKKVLPNGPKAPVTGYVRFLNERREQIRAKYPDLPFPEITKRLGAEWSCLAPHDKQRFLDEAEREKLQYARELREYQQSEAYQITSAKIQDKKVKREESPSVIINANSSGSAALKGSDYLSNRFDVPIFTEEFLDQNKAREAELRRLRKANVEFEEQNAVLQKHIADMYSAKERLEAELGQDELRTQALHRHLLAIKHTLVSSLSTVALPGTGETPSLGTLDSYLSRLSGTLESNPHEHRALLTQLRDVLSHLDSEKL
- the LOC120054459 gene encoding SWI/SNF-related matrix-associated actin-dependent regulator of chromatin subfamily E member 1-related-like isoform X2, encoding MFLLAYLITSLTHFTSCSDIMGGVKQEQNDGPPPRGMPSSDAAHEEPVKKRGWPKGKKRKKVLPNGPKAPVTGYVRFLNERREQIRAKYPDLPFPEITKRLGAEWSCLAPHDKQRFLDEAEREKLQYARELREYQQSEAYQITSAKIQDKKVKREESPSVIINANSSGSAALKGSDYLSNRFDVPIFTEEFLDQNKAREAELRRLRKANVEFEEQNAVLQKHIADMYSAKERLEAELGQDELRTQALHRHLLAIKHTLVSSLSTVALPGTGETPSLGTLDSYLSRLSGTLESNPHEHRALLTQLRDVLSHLDSEKL
- the LOC120054459 gene encoding SWI/SNF-related matrix-associated actin-dependent regulator of chromatin subfamily E member 1-related-like isoform X3; translated protein: MGGVKQEQNDGPPPRGMPSSDAAHEEHIRSLSVQPVKKRGWPKGKKRKKVLPNGPKAPVTGYVRFLNERREQIRAKYPDLPFPEITKRLGAEWSCLAPHDKQRFLDEAEREKLQYARELREYQQSEAYQITSAKIQDKKVKREESPSVIINANSSGSAALKGSDYLSNRFDVPIFTEEFLDQNKAREAELRRLRKANVEFEEQNAVLQKHIADMYSAKERLEAELGQDELRTQALHRHLLAIKHTLVSSLSTVALPGTGETPSLGTLDSYLSRLSGTLESNPHEHRALLTQLRDVLSHLDSEKL
- the LOC120054459 gene encoding SWI/SNF-related matrix-associated actin-dependent regulator of chromatin subfamily E member 1-related-like isoform X4, producing MGGVKQEQNDGPPPRGMPSSDAAHEEPVKKRGWPKGKKRKKVLPNGPKAPVTGYVRFLNERREQIRAKYPDLPFPEITKRLGAEWSCLAPHDKQRFLDEAEREKLQYARELREYQQSEAYQITSAKIQDKKVKREESPSVIINANSSGSAALKGSDYLSNRFDVPIFTEEFLDQNKAREAELRRLRKANVEFEEQNAVLQKHIADMYSAKERLEAELGQDELRTQALHRHLLAIKHTLVSSLSTVALPGTGETPSLGTLDSYLSRLSGTLESNPHEHRALLTQLRDVLSHLDSEKL